The DNA window CCCGCTTCGGCCAGTTCCTGCGCAGCGCCGGGCCCGGCCTTGGCTGGAAAGTGCCCTTCATCGACAAGGTGCAGGGTCGCGTCAGCCTGCGCGTGCAGCAGATCGCCCTCACCATGGAAACCAAGACGCGGGACAATGTCTTCATCACCATCCCGGTCTGCGTGCAGGCGCGCGTGCGGCCCGAGAAGGTGTTCGAAGCCTATTACAGCCTCTCCGACCCCAATGCGCAGATCCAGGCCTATGTCGAGCAGGTGGTGCTGGGCCATGTGCCGGGCATGTCGCTCGATGAGGTCTTCGCCAATCAGTCGAGCATCGCTCTGGCGGTCAAGAAGGAGCTGGACACCGACATGGCCGCCTTCGGCTATGAGATCGTCAATGTGCTGGTCACCGACATCGTGCCCGACCAGAAGGTCAAATCGGCGATGAACGACATCAACGCCGCCCAGCGCGAGCAGGTCGCCGCCAATGCGCGCGGCGAGGCCGAGAAGATCCTCGTCGTCAAGAAGGCCGAGGCGGAGGCCGAAAGCAAGGCGCTGCAGGGCCAGGGCATCGCCAACCAGCGCAGGGCCATCATCGAGGGGCTGAGCACCTCGATCGAAGGGTTCCAGAAAGCGCTGGGCGAGGCCACCGCGCGCGATGCCATGCAGATGGTGCTGGTGACGCAATATTTCGACACGCTCAAGGCCATCGGCGAGACAGGCAAGGCCAAC is part of the Novosphingobium sp. genome and encodes:
- a CDS encoding SPFH domain-containing protein yields the protein MGTFLSSFGTVLLFIAVIAALGSFYTVQTAEVAIVTRFGQFLRSAGPGLGWKVPFIDKVQGRVSLRVQQIALTMETKTRDNVFITIPVCVQARVRPEKVFEAYYSLSDPNAQIQAYVEQVVLGHVPGMSLDEVFANQSSIALAVKKELDTDMAAFGYEIVNVLVTDIVPDQKVKSAMNDINAAQREQVAANARGEAEKILVVKKAEAEAESKALQGQGIANQRRAIIEGLSTSIEGFQKALGEATARDAMQMVLVTQYFDTLKAIGETGKANTLFVSHTPGAVQAISDQIMQSMIAADKLPD